A single Cherax quadricarinatus isolate ZL_2023a chromosome 4, ASM3850222v1, whole genome shotgun sequence DNA region contains:
- the LOC138854424 gene encoding serine-threonine kinase receptor-associated protein-like, producing MELSADGKTLTVAYGSKVAFLNPETLELHREVTVPTAVYSASLHPDRSVFICGGEDFKMYKFDYNTNVEIESFKGHFGPVHCVRFSPDGELYASGSEDGTLRLWQTTVGKTYGLWKCVDAPNENNIPIKPEATA from the exons ATGGAGCTGAGTGCTGATGGCAAAACATTGACAGTGGCATATGGCTCTAAAGTTGCATTCCTCAACCCAGAAAC GTTAGAACTTCATCGTGAAGTGACCGTCCCAACAGCTGTGTACTCTGCTTCTCTCCATCCAGATCGCTCTGTTTTTATCTGTGGTGGTGAAGACTTTAAGATGTACAAATTTGACTACAACACTAATGTGGAGATAGAATCTTTTAAAGGCCATTTTGGTCCAGTCCATTGTGTTAGATTTAGTCCTGATGGTGAGCTTTATGCCTCTGGAAGTGAAGATGGCACATTACGACTTTGGCAGACAACTGTAGGCAAGACATATGGACTCTGGAAGTGTGTAGATGCTCCAAATGAAAATAATATTCCCATTAAACCAGAGGCTACTGCTTAG